The following proteins are co-located in the Pseudomonas sp. DY-1 genome:
- a CDS encoding cytochrome C — protein MRYLLIAGLMCAMAAPLAMARAIPDPNQKHAPGNEEPQKPISQAGYSTPVNYQLQCAGCHLGDGTGSKANDTPKMKGFVGNFLKVEGGREFLVRVPGMSQSALNNAQLADLINWMMRKDGIAGSSVPDDYKPYTEAEVAKIRSVTLLNLPDTRAGLIRQMREKGITIDDGMDDAY, from the coding sequence ATGCGTTACCTGTTGATCGCTGGACTGATGTGCGCCATGGCGGCCCCGCTGGCCATGGCCCGCGCCATTCCGGACCCGAACCAGAAGCACGCGCCGGGCAACGAAGAGCCACAAAAGCCCATTTCCCAGGCCGGCTACAGCACCCCGGTGAACTACCAGCTGCAATGCGCTGGCTGCCACCTGGGCGACGGTACCGGCTCCAAGGCCAACGACACGCCGAAGATGAAAGGCTTCGTCGGCAACTTCCTCAAAGTGGAAGGCGGTCGTGAGTTCCTCGTGCGGGTGCCAGGCATGTCCCAGTCGGCGCTGAACAACGCCCAGCTGGCCGATCTGATCAACTGGATGATGCGCAAGGACGGCATTGCCGGCAGCAGCGTGCCGGACGACTACAAGCCCTACACCGAGGCTGAAGTCGCGAAAATCCGCAGCGTCACCCTGCTCAACCTGCCGGACACCCGTGCGGGCCTGATCAGGCAGATGCGCGAAAAAGGCATCACCATCGACGATGGCATGGACGACGCCTACTGA
- a CDS encoding methylamine dehydrogenase light chain: protein MKLLDRLFERSTRHVADTTSRRKLLARLGSLMVAGAALPVLLPIDRTSKALAAEAPKAGDPGDPNSCDYWRYCSVDGFLCSCCGGSVTSCPPGTEASQVTWIGTCRNPADNKDYIISYNDCCGKHSCAQCACTRNDSEEPAYRPFNNNDVNWCLAAKSHIYHCTVSIIRGVAI from the coding sequence ATGAAACTGCTAGACCGTCTGTTCGAACGCTCCACGCGCCACGTGGCCGACACCACCTCGCGGCGCAAACTTCTGGCCCGCCTGGGTTCGCTGATGGTGGCTGGCGCCGCCCTGCCGGTACTGCTGCCGATCGACCGCACCAGCAAGGCCCTGGCCGCCGAAGCCCCGAAGGCCGGCGATCCGGGTGATCCCAACAGCTGCGACTACTGGCGCTACTGCTCCGTCGACGGCTTCCTGTGCAGCTGCTGTGGCGGTTCGGTGACCTCCTGCCCGCCCGGCACCGAGGCCTCCCAGGTGACCTGGATCGGCACCTGCCGCAACCCGGCCGACAACAAGGACTACATCATTTCCTACAACGACTGCTGCGGTAAGCACAGCTGCGCCCAGTGCGCCTGTACCCGCAACGACAGTGAGGAACCGGCGTACCGTCCGTTCAACAACAACGACGTCAACTGGTGCCTGGCGGCCAAGTCGCACATCTACCACTGCACCGTTTCCATCATCCGCGGCGTCGCGATCTGA
- the mauD gene encoding methylamine dehydrogenase accessory protein MauD, with product MEALIVSNVLLWCLLIALAFAVMGLVRQIGVLHGRLAPAGALMVDKGVAVNEPAPKVTAADRNGRPVNFGYAGEKAQLLFFLSPTCPICKSLLPAIKSIAKDQADRLEVIYVSDGDMDAQQALIAEHKLEDATYVVGPEVGMTYQIGKLPYAALVDKAGVLRSKGLVNSREHLDSLFEAEHLGSATLQQYLHNHSHSHGAHNH from the coding sequence ATGGAAGCCCTGATCGTTTCCAACGTCCTGCTCTGGTGCCTCTTGATCGCTCTGGCCTTTGCCGTCATGGGCCTGGTGCGTCAGATTGGTGTACTTCACGGCCGCCTGGCCCCGGCCGGCGCGCTGATGGTCGATAAAGGCGTGGCTGTCAACGAACCCGCCCCGAAAGTCACTGCCGCCGACCGTAACGGCCGCCCGGTGAACTTCGGCTATGCCGGCGAGAAAGCCCAGCTGCTGTTCTTCCTCTCGCCCACCTGCCCCATCTGCAAATCCCTGCTGCCGGCCATCAAGTCCATCGCCAAGGACCAGGCCGACCGCCTCGAAGTGATCTACGTCAGCGACGGCGACATGGACGCCCAGCAAGCACTGATCGCCGAGCACAAGCTGGAAGACGCCACCTACGTGGTCGGCCCGGAAGTGGGCATGACCTACCAGATCGGCAAGCTCCCCTACGCAGCGCTGGTGGACAAGGCCGGTGTGCTGCGCTCCAAAGGCCTGGTGAACTCCCGCGAGCACCTGGACAGCCTGTTCGAGGCCGAACACCTGGGCAGCGCCACTCTGCAGCAGTACCTGCACAACCACTCGCATTCCCACGGCGCACATAACCACTAA